A genomic segment from Oncorhynchus clarkii lewisi isolate Uvic-CL-2024 chromosome 12, UVic_Ocla_1.0, whole genome shotgun sequence encodes:
- the LOC139421563 gene encoding GDP-L-fucose synthase-like isoform X1 → MDSQTKAEPMRVLVTGGSGLVGKAIEHVVKQEGGCLEGEQWTFLSSKEANLVCSARDLQQTRAVFEKYRPTHVIHLAAKVGGLYLHMKENLHFLRDNLRINDNVLQTSHERGVTKVVSCLSSCIFPDKTTYPIDESMIHNGPPHDSNFGYSHAKRMIDIQNRGYFAQHGRRYTAVIPTNVYGPYDNFNFENGHVLSALMHKTYAAKKEGTPLQVWGSGTPRRQFIYSLDVARLFLWVLREYDEVDPIILSVGEEEELPIKDAVEMIADALDFKGQIVFDTSKSDGQMKKTASNAKLRRYLPDFTFTPLSEGIKKTCDWFVNNYDIART, encoded by the exons ATGGATTCGCAGACGAAGGCTGAGCCGATGCGCGTGCTCGTCACGGGCGGATCTGGATTGGTCGGGAAGGCCATCGAGCACGTGGTGAAACAGGAAGGCGGCTGTCTCGAGGGCGAGCAGTGGACCTTCCTGTCCTCCAAAGAGGCCAACCTCGT ttGTTCTGCCAGAGATCTACAACAGACAAGAGCAGTGTTTGAGAAGTATCGGCCCACCCATGTCATCCACCTGGCTGCCAAAGTGGGAGGACTCTATCTTCACATGAAGGAGAACCTACACTTTCTG AGGGACAACCTTCGCATCAATGACAACGTGCTGCAGACGTCTCACGAAAGGGGCGTCACCAAggtggtgtcctgtctgtccagcTGCATCTTTCCTGACAAGACCACATACCCTATTGATGAGAGCATG ATCCACAATGGGCCCCCACATGACTCAAACTTTGGCTACTCACATGCCAAAAGAATGATTGATATTCAGAACAG GGGATACTTTGCGCAGCATGGGCGTCGCTACACCGCCGTAATCCCGACTAACGTGTATGGTCCCTATGACAACTTCAACTTTGAAAATGGTCACGTGCTCTCAGCGCTCATGCATAAGACATATGCTGCTAAAA AGGAGGGAACCCCACTACAGGTGTGGGGCTCCGGAACACCCAGGAGACAATTCATCTACTCTCTG gaTGTTGCACGTCTGTTCCTCTGGGTGCTGCGGGAGTATGATGAGGTTGACCCCATCATTCTCTCTG tgggggaggaggaggagctccCCATCAAGGACGCCGTAGAGATGATTGCAGATGCCCTGGACTTCAAAGGTCAAATAGTT TTCGACACCAGCAAGTCAGACGGTCAGATGAAGAAGACGGCCAGCAACGCCAAGCTGCGACGCTACCTCCCTGACTTCACCTTCACGCCGCTCTCTGAAG GTATCAAGAAGACCTGTGATTGGTTCGTGAACAATTACGACATAGCCCGAACATGA
- the LOC139421563 gene encoding GDP-L-fucose synthase-like isoform X2 codes for MDSQTKAEPMRVLVTGGSGLVGKAIEHVVKQEGGCLEGEQWTFLSSKEANLVDLQQTRAVFEKYRPTHVIHLAAKVGGLYLHMKENLHFLRDNLRINDNVLQTSHERGVTKVVSCLSSCIFPDKTTYPIDESMIHNGPPHDSNFGYSHAKRMIDIQNRGYFAQHGRRYTAVIPTNVYGPYDNFNFENGHVLSALMHKTYAAKKEGTPLQVWGSGTPRRQFIYSLDVARLFLWVLREYDEVDPIILSVGEEEELPIKDAVEMIADALDFKGQIVFDTSKSDGQMKKTASNAKLRRYLPDFTFTPLSEGIKKTCDWFVNNYDIART; via the exons ATGGATTCGCAGACGAAGGCTGAGCCGATGCGCGTGCTCGTCACGGGCGGATCTGGATTGGTCGGGAAGGCCATCGAGCACGTGGTGAAACAGGAAGGCGGCTGTCTCGAGGGCGAGCAGTGGACCTTCCTGTCCTCCAAAGAGGCCAACCTCGT AGATCTACAACAGACAAGAGCAGTGTTTGAGAAGTATCGGCCCACCCATGTCATCCACCTGGCTGCCAAAGTGGGAGGACTCTATCTTCACATGAAGGAGAACCTACACTTTCTG AGGGACAACCTTCGCATCAATGACAACGTGCTGCAGACGTCTCACGAAAGGGGCGTCACCAAggtggtgtcctgtctgtccagcTGCATCTTTCCTGACAAGACCACATACCCTATTGATGAGAGCATG ATCCACAATGGGCCCCCACATGACTCAAACTTTGGCTACTCACATGCCAAAAGAATGATTGATATTCAGAACAG GGGATACTTTGCGCAGCATGGGCGTCGCTACACCGCCGTAATCCCGACTAACGTGTATGGTCCCTATGACAACTTCAACTTTGAAAATGGTCACGTGCTCTCAGCGCTCATGCATAAGACATATGCTGCTAAAA AGGAGGGAACCCCACTACAGGTGTGGGGCTCCGGAACACCCAGGAGACAATTCATCTACTCTCTG gaTGTTGCACGTCTGTTCCTCTGGGTGCTGCGGGAGTATGATGAGGTTGACCCCATCATTCTCTCTG tgggggaggaggaggagctccCCATCAAGGACGCCGTAGAGATGATTGCAGATGCCCTGGACTTCAAAGGTCAAATAGTT TTCGACACCAGCAAGTCAGACGGTCAGATGAAGAAGACGGCCAGCAACGCCAAGCTGCGACGCTACCTCCCTGACTTCACCTTCACGCCGCTCTCTGAAG GTATCAAGAAGACCTGTGATTGGTTCGTGAACAATTACGACATAGCCCGAACATGA